Proteins from one Mucilaginibacter jinjuensis genomic window:
- a CDS encoding NADP-dependent isocitrate dehydrogenase gives MSKIKVENPVVELDGDEMTRIIWKFIKDKLILPYLDLDIKYYDLGIEYRDETNDQVTIDAANAIKQYGVGIKCATITPDEARVEEFGLKQMWKSPNGTIRNILDGTVFREPIVMNNVPRLVPNWTAPICIGRHAFGDQYRATDFVTKGKGKLTIKFTPEDGGEEQSFEVFNFKGDGVALAMYNTDESIKGFAHACFNQALMKGWPLYLSTKNTILKKYDGRFKDIFEEIYQNDYKQKFADAGITYEHRLIDDMVASALKWNGNFVWACKNYDGDVQSDTVAQGFGSLGLMTSTLVTPDGTVMEAEAAHGTVTRHYREYQAGRQTSTNPIASIFAWTRGLEFRGILDNNQELIDFCKALEEVCIETVESGKMTKDLAITIKPKVEHGTDYLYTEEFLEAINENLKAKLAK, from the coding sequence ATGTCAAAAATTAAAGTAGAAAATCCGGTTGTTGAACTGGACGGCGATGAAATGACCCGCATTATATGGAAGTTTATTAAAGATAAACTGATCCTGCCTTATCTTGACCTGGATATTAAATACTATGATCTGGGCATTGAGTACCGTGACGAAACTAACGATCAGGTAACTATCGACGCAGCTAACGCTATTAAACAATACGGTGTTGGTATTAAATGTGCTACCATTACACCGGATGAAGCCCGTGTAGAAGAGTTTGGTTTGAAACAAATGTGGAAATCGCCAAACGGAACTATCCGTAACATTCTGGATGGTACCGTATTCCGCGAGCCGATTGTAATGAACAACGTACCTCGTTTAGTGCCTAACTGGACTGCCCCTATCTGCATTGGCCGTCACGCTTTTGGCGATCAGTACCGCGCTACTGACTTTGTAACCAAAGGAAAAGGTAAACTAACTATTAAATTTACACCAGAGGATGGCGGCGAAGAGCAATCATTCGAGGTATTTAACTTTAAAGGTGATGGCGTTGCTTTGGCAATGTACAATACTGACGAGTCTATCAAGGGTTTCGCTCATGCTTGCTTTAACCAGGCATTAATGAAAGGCTGGCCTTTATACTTATCAACCAAAAACACCATCCTTAAAAAATATGATGGCCGTTTCAAAGATATCTTCGAAGAGATCTACCAAAACGATTACAAACAAAAATTCGCTGATGCTGGTATCACTTACGAGCACCGTTTGATCGATGACATGGTTGCATCGGCCCTTAAATGGAATGGTAACTTTGTTTGGGCTTGTAAAAACTATGATGGCGACGTACAGTCTGACACCGTAGCTCAAGGTTTTGGTTCATTAGGTTTAATGACATCTACCCTGGTTACCCCAGATGGTACTGTTATGGAAGCTGAAGCTGCACATGGTACAGTTACCCGCCACTACCGCGAGTATCAGGCCGGCCGCCAAACTTCTACCAACCCAATTGCATCTATTTTTGCATGGACCCGTGGTTTAGAGTTCCGTGGTATCCTGGATAACAATCAAGAATTGATCGACTTCTGTAAAGCATTAGAGGAAGTTTGTATCGAGACTGTAGAAAGTGGTAAAATGACCAAAGATTTGGCTATCACCATTAAACCTAAAGTTGAACACGGTACCGATTATCTGTACACCGAAGAGTTTTTAGAAGCTATTAACGAAAACTTAAAAGCTAAATTAGCTAAGTAA
- a CDS encoding NADH:flavin oxidoreductase/NADH oxidase — translation MANLFSPITIKNIELKNRIVVSPMCEYSSVDGFANNWHLVHLGARAVGGAALLITEANAVSPEARITYADLGIWKDEHIEKLKEITDFVHEQGAYIGTQLAHAGRKASHEKPWLGGAQIASGHENGWVSVSASALPFTDGEEAPAALDKAGIEKVVADFKAAAIRADKAGFDLIELHGAHGYLINQFLSPLSNKRTDEYGGSFDNRIRLLLELVDAVHEVWPAEKLFFVRISATEWVDGGWTVDDSVALAKILKTKGVDLIDCSSGGNSPLQQIPLKLGYQVEFAEKVKREAEILTGAVGLIVESKQADEIISSGQADLVFLAREELRDPNFPLRAAFELEAEVKWPVQYERAKFHK, via the coding sequence ATGGCAAACTTATTCTCTCCAATTACAATAAAAAATATAGAACTTAAAAACCGGATCGTGGTATCACCTATGTGCGAATATTCGAGCGTAGACGGTTTTGCCAACAACTGGCACCTGGTGCATTTAGGTGCAAGGGCAGTAGGCGGCGCAGCATTATTAATTACCGAAGCCAACGCCGTATCGCCCGAAGCCCGTATCACCTACGCCGACCTGGGCATCTGGAAAGATGAGCATATCGAAAAGTTAAAAGAGATCACCGATTTTGTACACGAGCAGGGCGCTTACATTGGCACACAGCTGGCACATGCCGGTCGCAAAGCCAGTCATGAGAAGCCATGGCTGGGTGGTGCGCAGATTGCATCAGGTCATGAAAATGGTTGGGTATCTGTATCGGCAAGTGCATTGCCTTTTACTGATGGTGAAGAAGCTCCCGCAGCTTTGGATAAAGCTGGCATCGAAAAAGTAGTAGCCGATTTTAAAGCCGCAGCCATCCGTGCAGATAAAGCAGGTTTCGATTTAATTGAATTGCATGGTGCGCATGGGTACTTGATCAACCAATTCTTATCACCCCTCAGCAATAAACGTACTGATGAATATGGTGGCTCATTTGATAACCGCATCCGATTGTTGTTAGAGCTTGTAGATGCAGTGCACGAAGTTTGGCCGGCAGAAAAACTGTTTTTCGTTCGGATCTCGGCCACAGAATGGGTTGACGGCGGCTGGACTGTGGATGATTCTGTAGCTTTGGCTAAGATCCTCAAAACAAAAGGTGTGGATTTGATCGACTGCTCTTCTGGTGGTAACTCTCCATTGCAACAAATACCCCTTAAACTGGGTTACCAGGTTGAGTTTGCCGAAAAGGTAAAACGGGAAGCAGAGATATTAACCGGAGCGGTAGGCCTCATTGTAGAAAGCAAACAAGCTGACGAGATCATCAGCAGCGGCCAGGCTGATCTGGTTTTCTTAGCCCGCGAAGAACTACGCGACCCTAACTTCCCGCTCCGTGCTGCCTTTGAACTGGAAGCAGAAGTTAAATGGCCGGTACAATACGAACGGGCAAAATTTCATAAATAA
- a CDS encoding OsmC family protein, whose protein sequence is MKRTANAHWNGTLKDGKGEITTQSTTLNKTQYSFKTRFEDGVGTNPEELIAAAHAGCFTMAVGAALTQQGITPGDLTTDAILDLDMVALEIKGIHLELKASAIDGVSEDQFKQVAEGAKAGCIVSKALNVPITLSVTYGA, encoded by the coding sequence ATGAAACGTACAGCAAATGCACATTGGAATGGCACATTAAAAGATGGTAAAGGTGAAATAACCACCCAAAGCACCACCTTAAACAAAACACAATATTCTTTCAAAACCCGTTTTGAAGATGGTGTTGGTACCAACCCTGAAGAACTGATTGCAGCTGCACACGCAGGTTGCTTCACCATGGCAGTAGGCGCAGCACTTACCCAGCAAGGCATCACTCCGGGCGATTTAACCACCGATGCTATCTTAGACCTGGATATGGTTGCTTTAGAAATTAAAGGCATTCACCTGGAGCTTAAAGCATCAGCTATCGACGGTGTATCTGAAGATCAATTTAAACAAGTTGCCGAAGGCGCTAAAGCGGGTTGTATTGTATCAAAAGCACTGAACGTGCCAATTACACTGAGTGTGACTTACGGCGCATAA
- a CDS encoding DUF4230 domain-containing protein, producing MAFTSRSRVSYSLIVSLVIVGFLVFLFFYLKHQFTTVRTEVNEDVMVQKITSMGKLELVKYSMKDVIEKKEIHTFWPDERVLFLAVGEVTACIDLTKIKKTDITQTVNHDTVTVLLPKAEICYVKLDHQKSKVYDITGAIFPGNAKNMVEDIYKVAEKRLLDNANDMNIVSKAQENAQLIFKPMLENVSGKVVVIRFK from the coding sequence ATGGCCTTTACCTCACGTTCGCGCGTATCTTATAGCCTCATTGTATCCCTGGTAATTGTTGGCTTCCTTGTATTCTTGTTCTTCTATCTCAAACATCAGTTTACCACGGTGCGTACCGAAGTGAATGAAGATGTAATGGTGCAAAAAATAACCAGCATGGGCAAGCTCGAACTTGTGAAATATTCGATGAAAGATGTGATCGAAAAGAAAGAAATCCATACCTTTTGGCCCGATGAGCGCGTACTGTTTCTGGCAGTAGGAGAGGTGACTGCCTGTATCGATCTCACCAAAATTAAAAAGACTGATATTACCCAAACCGTCAACCATGATACCGTAACCGTACTATTGCCCAAAGCAGAGATCTGCTACGTAAAGCTCGACCACCAAAAATCAAAGGTGTATGATATAACCGGCGCCATCTTCCCCGGCAATGCCAAAAATATGGTAGAAGATATTTATAAAGTTGCCGAAAAGCGCCTGCTGGATAACGCCAACGATATGAACATTGTAAGCAAGGCACAAGAGAATGCGCAGTTAATTTTTAAGCCGATGTTGGAGAATGTGTCGGGTAAGGTGGTGGTGATTAGGTTTAAGTAG
- a CDS encoding RNA polymerase sigma factor: MFEEIYNRYAPQIFRVCLGYTNDADQARDLVQETFISVWKGLPGFKGKSQISTWIFRIATNHCLRALEVSKRMPGAELPVNLAETFEEPQEDKLNFLYRCIAELEETDRIIISLELEGLPQAEIAEVVGLSNGNVRVKIHRIKEKLAQKFKSVWTD, from the coding sequence ATGTTTGAGGAAATTTATAACCGCTATGCACCGCAAATATTTAGGGTGTGCTTGGGCTATACCAATGATGCTGATCAGGCCAGGGATTTAGTACAGGAAACTTTTATATCCGTATGGAAAGGGCTGCCCGGCTTTAAGGGTAAATCGCAAATCAGCACCTGGATATTCCGGATCGCAACAAACCATTGTCTGCGTGCTTTAGAGGTTTCCAAACGTATGCCAGGTGCAGAATTACCAGTCAATTTAGCCGAAACATTCGAGGAACCGCAGGAAGATAAACTGAACTTTTTATACCGCTGCATTGCCGAACTGGAAGAAACAGACCGTATTATCATTTCATTGGAGCTGGAGGGCCTGCCACAGGCAGAAATAGCCGAAGTTGTTGGTTTGAGCAATGGAAATGTACGGGTGAAAATCCATCGGATAAAAGAAAAGCTGGCTCAAAAATTTAAAAGCGTATGGACAGATTAG
- a CDS encoding DUF2490 domain-containing protein has protein sequence MKLKLLLALAAVSFAMQVRAQTQEFSGWGAWFHTQKFSEHWGMMFDAQFRSSDNWSYLKNPLIRPGVSYYFKKNKIATVGYLYTGTHKVTDIENSFRREQRIWEQYIYTHKIQRTSVMHRFRLEQRFVDSQGAKEEFFAQRMRYFIRGVIPTTKVNEFTQGTFVALQNEVFANVQNKDATNGSVFDQNRAYVAFGYRFSKFFDMEAGYLNQYINQIETQANTMNHVAQLALYTRF, from the coding sequence ATGAAACTAAAACTATTACTCGCTCTGGCAGCGGTTAGCTTTGCTATGCAGGTGCGGGCTCAAACCCAGGAGTTTTCGGGCTGGGGAGCCTGGTTCCACACGCAAAAATTTTCTGAACACTGGGGCATGATGTTCGACGCGCAATTTCGTTCTTCTGATAATTGGTCGTACCTCAAAAATCCGTTGATCCGCCCGGGCGTTAGCTACTATTTTAAGAAAAACAAAATTGCCACCGTTGGCTATCTGTATACCGGCACCCACAAAGTTACCGATATCGAAAATAGCTTTCGCCGCGAACAACGCATTTGGGAGCAGTACATTTACACGCACAAAATACAGCGCACCAGTGTAATGCACCGCTTTAGGTTAGAGCAACGCTTTGTAGACAGCCAGGGCGCTAAGGAAGAATTTTTCGCCCAGCGGATGCGTTACTTTATCCGTGGTGTAATACCTACCACCAAAGTGAATGAGTTTACCCAGGGTACTTTTGTAGCCCTGCAAAACGAGGTATTTGCCAACGTACAAAACAAGGATGCCACCAACGGCAGCGTGTTCGACCAGAACCGTGCTTACGTGGCCTTCGGGTACCGTTTCAGTAAATTTTTTGATATGGAAGCCGGTTACTTAAACCAATACATTAACCAGATTGAAACACAGGCCAATACGATGAATCACGTAGCGCAGCTTGCGTTGTATACGAGATTCTAA
- a CDS encoding M16 family metallopeptidase — MIQNLIKRLSLSAAGVLCLVMVQAQPRLPQGYFWKKLPNGLQVAVIENNKVPLTTIEIAVKNGAYTEGPEYSGLSHLFEHMFFKANKDYPDQASFLKRTQELGAIWNGTTDVERVNYFFTFDKDSLNAGLRFMNAAIRFPIYREEDMKKERPVVDGEFQRAESDPGFQIWYETQKHLWGDLITRKNAIGIHEIINTATPEKMMIIKGKYYVPNNSLLTICGDVKHDDAFAMAEKIFGSWESSGEDPQVKYPIPPFKPLDKTEYYIKESSIAQTPYMLFSWQGPGFKADSAGTIVADVFNTILGLNSSKIQQALVDKGLASAVQASYQTTRYTGEIDLYVMPNPAKLKECYAEVQNQLALLVKSDYYTDEQLKDAKAILLRNAVRSKEKPSSLASQLSYQWCSTSLEYFTDNDSNYQKITRDDIARYVQKYIAGKPMVAGMIIKPELSKETNAAAFFAAK, encoded by the coding sequence ATGATCCAAAACCTTATCAAACGCCTGAGCTTATCTGCTGCGGGTGTATTGTGCCTTGTTATGGTGCAGGCCCAACCCCGGCTGCCACAGGGCTATTTCTGGAAAAAGCTGCCCAACGGGCTGCAGGTAGCTGTTATTGAGAATAACAAAGTACCGCTAACCACTATCGAAATTGCTGTTAAAAACGGTGCTTATACCGAAGGCCCCGAGTATAGCGGACTTTCGCACCTTTTCGAACACATGTTTTTTAAAGCCAACAAAGATTACCCTGACCAGGCTTCGTTTTTAAAACGTACACAGGAGTTGGGTGCTATCTGGAATGGCACCACTGATGTAGAACGCGTAAACTACTTCTTCACTTTCGATAAAGACAGTCTGAATGCAGGTTTGCGTTTTATGAATGCGGCTATCCGTTTCCCAATTTATCGCGAAGAGGATATGAAGAAAGAACGCCCTGTTGTTGATGGTGAGTTTCAGCGTGCCGAAAGTGATCCGGGTTTCCAGATCTGGTACGAAACACAGAAACATCTTTGGGGCGATCTGATCACCCGTAAAAACGCAATCGGTATCCACGAGATCATTAATACGGCCACGCCCGAAAAAATGATGATCATCAAAGGCAAATATTATGTACCTAATAACAGCCTGCTTACCATTTGCGGTGATGTAAAACACGATGATGCCTTTGCCATGGCCGAAAAGATTTTTGGCAGCTGGGAAAGCAGCGGCGAAGACCCACAGGTAAAATATCCTATCCCGCCGTTTAAGCCGTTGGATAAAACGGAGTATTATATTAAAGAATCATCAATAGCGCAAACGCCTTATATGCTGTTCTCGTGGCAGGGGCCGGGTTTTAAGGCAGATTCTGCCGGCACTATAGTAGCAGATGTATTTAATACCATCCTGGGGCTTAACTCGTCAAAAATACAACAGGCTTTGGTTGATAAGGGATTAGCATCAGCTGTACAGGCAAGCTATCAAACCACGCGCTATACCGGCGAGATTGATTTGTACGTAATGCCTAACCCCGCCAAACTAAAAGAATGTTATGCCGAGGTGCAAAATCAATTAGCCCTGTTGGTAAAATCCGATTATTATACCGATGAACAGCTGAAAGATGCTAAGGCTATTTTATTGCGAAATGCAGTGCGTAGTAAAGAAAAGCCATCGTCATTGGCAAGCCAGTTAAGCTACCAGTGGTGCAGTACTTCGCTCGAGTATTTTACCGATAACGATAGCAATTACCAGAAAATAACCCGCGATGATATTGCCCGTTATGTGCAAAAATATATTGCAGGTAAACCTATGGTAGCCGGTATGATTATTAAACCCGAACTGAGTAAAGAAACTAACGCAGCAGCCTTTTTTGCAGCTAAATAA
- a CDS encoding M16 family metallopeptidase, with amino-acid sequence MKKRIFVLLIAATLYNIKPVYAQSGAYETTIDGVKVIVQPSGNDIVEIQTAIKGGVQNYPANKQGIEAIAMNALTECGTLKHDKNSFKNQLDKVSANVYGSAFKDYSVVRMNCIKTDFETVWPLYVEALKEPAFDAKEFARVKQDQINFLKDADSHPDVAINNYANQVAFANRDYAKNPAGTADIMQTFTPDEIKAYYKSIFVKSHLTIVIVADLSKEEIETKVKGLLAGVKAGAPFELKKSFFRVYKNTFSSQPRELATNYVVGITSGPLPGTPDYNAFQVAMRIFYDRHFLDVRTNNGLSYAPGATFSNGSTSFAKFSVSTTQPDKYIAVFDKLVDKIKQEGFTGDEVKNMKTTYLTSFYYKQETNSAQASSIVSNEVIHDNWKRSLTLADDVKKLTPGEVNDAFRKYIGNIVWVYQGDTKKVNPLLYTNGLAGPDNPVSH; translated from the coding sequence ATGAAAAAAAGAATTTTTGTGCTGCTTATAGCGGCAACCCTATATAATATAAAGCCGGTTTACGCGCAAAGCGGGGCTTATGAAACCACTATTGATGGTGTTAAAGTAATTGTGCAGCCCAGCGGCAATGATATTGTAGAAATACAAACTGCCATAAAAGGCGGTGTACAAAACTACCCTGCAAACAAACAAGGCATCGAGGCAATAGCCATGAATGCCTTAACCGAATGTGGTACTTTAAAGCACGACAAAAACAGTTTTAAAAACCAGCTGGATAAAGTGAGCGCCAATGTATACGGTTCTGCTTTTAAAGATTATTCGGTAGTGCGGATGAACTGTATTAAAACTGATTTTGAAACCGTTTGGCCGTTGTATGTAGAAGCTTTGAAAGAACCCGCATTTGATGCCAAAGAGTTTGCACGGGTTAAACAAGACCAGATTAACTTTCTGAAAGATGCAGATTCGCACCCGGATGTGGCTATTAACAATTATGCCAACCAGGTAGCTTTCGCCAATCGCGATTACGCCAAGAACCCGGCCGGGACCGCAGATATTATGCAAACCTTTACACCTGATGAGATTAAGGCTTATTACAAATCGATATTTGTAAAATCGCACTTAACTATTGTAATTGTGGCCGATTTGAGCAAGGAAGAAATTGAAACCAAAGTAAAAGGTTTGCTGGCCGGTGTAAAAGCAGGTGCGCCTTTTGAGTTAAAGAAATCATTCTTCAGGGTATATAAAAACACCTTCTCGTCGCAACCGCGCGAACTGGCTACCAATTATGTGGTGGGCATTACCAGCGGGCCGCTACCAGGCACACCAGATTATAATGCTTTCCAGGTGGCTATGCGTATTTTTTACGACCGTCACTTTTTAGATGTACGTACCAATAACGGCCTGTCTTATGCCCCGGGTGCAACGTTTAGCAATGGCAGTACCTCGTTCGCTAAATTCTCGGTATCAACCACCCAGCCCGATAAATACATTGCTGTGTTTGATAAACTGGTAGATAAAATTAAACAGGAAGGTTTTACCGGTGATGAAGTGAAAAACATGAAAACCACCTACCTCACCAGTTTTTATTACAAGCAGGAAACCAATAGTGCACAGGCAAGTTCAATCGTATCAAACGAAGTGATCCATGATAACTGGAAACGCTCTTTAACCCTGGCCGATGATGTTAAGAAATTAACGCCAGGCGAGGTGAATGATGCCTTCCGCAAATACATTGGCAATATTGTTTGGGTTTACCAGGGCGATACCAAAAAGGTTAATCCGCTGCTGTATACCAATGGACTTGCTGGTCCTGATAATCCGGTTAGCCATTAA
- a CDS encoding AI-2E family transporter: MAIKEYPFYLKTTVILFGIILLVYILAALGDILVPLAFAMLLAILLNPLASWLQRHKVPKVPSILISLFSTLLLTSAMMYFLSSQIMAFGDSLPALKEKFGHIITDLEAWVYTHFGVNTQKQVAFIKSTLDGSKALVGRTLDTVLGTLSVVFLIPVYTFMLLFYKQLILNFLYEVFSEENSARVAEVLKETKSAVQSYIVGLLLEMVIVAVMNSVALLILGVKYAILLGVIGAILNMLPYIGGIIAIALPILMATITKDGYSTQLGVIIAYLIIQFIDNNVVFPRVVSVKVQINALISIVIVLLGNALWGISGMFLSVPFVAVLKIIFDRIDGLKPWGKLLGDNVPTRHIGEIWHRRQNRKTLSEEIVEPKKK; encoded by the coding sequence ATGGCCATCAAAGAGTACCCGTTTTATTTAAAAACAACTGTAATCCTATTCGGGATTATATTACTGGTTTATATACTGGCAGCATTGGGCGATATTTTGGTGCCGCTGGCCTTTGCCATGTTGCTGGCTATATTGCTTAACCCTTTAGCCAGTTGGTTGCAACGCCATAAAGTACCGAAGGTACCTTCCATACTCATTTCGTTATTTAGCACGCTGTTGTTAACGAGTGCCATGATGTACTTCCTGTCATCACAGATTATGGCCTTCGGCGATTCATTGCCCGCCTTGAAGGAGAAATTCGGACATATTATCACTGATCTGGAAGCCTGGGTATATACGCATTTCGGTGTAAACACCCAGAAACAGGTAGCCTTCATTAAAAGCACATTAGATGGCAGCAAAGCATTAGTTGGCCGAACCCTCGATACCGTATTAGGTACATTAAGTGTTGTTTTCCTGATACCGGTTTACACCTTTATGTTGCTCTTCTATAAACAATTAATCCTCAATTTTTTATATGAGGTTTTTTCTGAAGAAAACTCAGCCCGTGTAGCCGAAGTTTTGAAAGAAACCAAATCTGCCGTGCAAAGCTATATTGTGGGGCTATTGTTAGAGATGGTTATTGTAGCCGTCATGAACTCTGTTGCCTTGCTGATACTCGGCGTTAAGTACGCCATATTACTGGGTGTTATCGGCGCTATTTTAAATATGCTGCCTTACATTGGCGGTATAATAGCCATAGCCTTGCCTATCCTGATGGCCACTATAACTAAAGACGGCTACTCTACCCAATTGGGTGTAATTATAGCCTACCTTATTATCCAGTTTATAGACAATAATGTAGTGTTCCCACGTGTGGTATCAGTTAAGGTGCAGATCAATGCGTTAATTTCTATCGTAATTGTATTGCTGGGTAATGCACTCTGGGGTATTTCGGGTATGTTTTTATCAGTACCGTTTGTGGCAGTGCTTAAGATCATCTTCGACCGGATAGACGGATTGAAACCCTGGGGTAAATTACTGGGCGATAATGTACCGACCCGCCACATCGGCGAAATCTGGCATCGGCGTCAAAATAGAAAAACGCTCTCCGAAGAAATTGTTGAACCGAAAAAGAAATAA
- a CDS encoding glycine--tRNA ligase — MSKNTDELFKNVIAHAKEYGFVFPSSEIYDGLSAVYDYGQNGAELKNNIKTYWWKAMVQMNQNIVGIDSAIFMHPKIWEASGHVGGFSDPMIDNKDSKKRYRADQLLEDKIARYGKDGKTDKAELLQKDLDDALNAEDLTRLRDLIIEHEIADPISGTRNWTDVRQFNLMFSTQMGAIADDADKVYLRPETAQGIFVNYLNVQKSGRMKIPFGIAQIGKAFRNEVIARQFIIRMREFEQMEMQFFVRPGTQKEWFEQWKTARLKWHLALGTDAAKYRYHEHAKLAHYADAAFDIEFEFPFGFKEVEGIHSRGNFDLSQHQEFSGKKMQYFDPELGEDGKPYGNYIPYVIETSIGLDRMFLLTMINAYEEEDLSTEDRQDSRTVLRLHPCLAPVKAAIFPLTKKDGLPEKAREIMETLELDFNLQYEEKDAIGKRYRRQDAIGTPFCITVDHQTLEDNTVTLRHRDSMQQERVAVDQLDKIIGDFVSWKNLLKK, encoded by the coding sequence ATGAGCAAAAACACCGACGAACTATTTAAAAATGTAATTGCACATGCCAAAGAGTATGGCTTTGTATTCCCTTCAAGTGAGATATATGATGGTTTAAGCGCCGTTTATGACTACGGTCAGAATGGGGCTGAATTGAAAAACAACATTAAAACCTACTGGTGGAAAGCTATGGTGCAAATGAACCAGAACATCGTTGGTATTGATTCGGCTATTTTTATGCATCCTAAAATTTGGGAAGCCAGCGGCCACGTAGGCGGCTTTAGCGACCCGATGATTGACAACAAGGATTCGAAAAAACGCTACCGTGCCGACCAGTTATTAGAAGATAAAATTGCCCGTTACGGTAAAGACGGCAAAACAGATAAAGCAGAGCTGCTGCAAAAAGACCTGGACGATGCCTTGAATGCCGAGGATTTGACCCGCTTGCGCGATCTGATCATTGAGCATGAGATTGCAGATCCAATCAGCGGCACACGCAACTGGACAGATGTGCGCCAGTTTAACCTAATGTTCAGTACCCAAATGGGTGCCATTGCAGATGATGCCGATAAAGTTTACCTGCGCCCCGAAACGGCACAAGGGATCTTTGTTAACTATTTGAACGTGCAGAAATCGGGCCGGATGAAAATCCCGTTTGGTATTGCGCAAATTGGTAAGGCTTTCCGTAACGAGGTTATTGCCCGCCAGTTCATCATCCGCATGCGCGAGTTTGAGCAAATGGAGATGCAATTCTTTGTTCGCCCAGGCACACAAAAAGAATGGTTTGAACAATGGAAAACAGCGCGTTTAAAATGGCACCTGGCTTTAGGTACCGATGCTGCAAAATACCGCTACCACGAACATGCCAAACTGGCTCACTATGCCGATGCAGCTTTTGATATCGAGTTCGAATTCCCGTTTGGCTTTAAAGAGGTGGAAGGTATCCATAGCCGTGGTAATTTCGATTTAAGCCAGCATCAGGAATTTTCTGGTAAAAAGATGCAGTATTTTGATCCTGAACTGGGCGAAGATGGCAAGCCTTATGGTAACTACATCCCTTACGTAATTGAAACTTCAATTGGTTTGGACCGTATGTTCCTGCTGACGATGATCAATGCTTACGAGGAAGAAGACCTGAGCACCGAAGATAGACAAGACAGCCGTACCGTATTACGCTTACACCCTTGCCTGGCACCGGTTAAAGCTGCAATTTTCCCACTGACCAAAAAAGATGGCCTGCCAGAGAAAGCACGCGAAATTATGGAAACGCTTGAGCTTGATTTCAACCTGCAATACGAGGAGAAAGATGCCATTGGTAAACGCTACCGTCGCCAGGATGCTATCGGTACGCCTTTCTGTATCACGGTAGATCACCAGACGCTGGAAGACAATACCGTAACCCTGCGCCACCGCGACAGCATGCAGCAGGAACGCGTAGCCGTTGACCAACTAGATAAGATCATCGGTGATTTTGTAAGCTGGAAAAATTTATTGAAGAAATAA
- a CDS encoding ATP-binding cassette domain-containing protein, producing the protein MSIRVEALTKIYGTQKAVDGISFSAGKGVIGFLGPNGAGKSTTMKILTGFIPQTSGKATVAGFDVSTQSLDVRKNIGYLPESNPLYLDMYVKESLAFIAGIHNIASPEARIAEVIEQTGLGPEQHKKVGQLSKGYRQRVGLAQAIIHNPEVLVLDEPTSGLDPNQLVGIRQLITELGKTKTIILSTHIMQEVEAVCNQVIIINKGNIVADNTLEHLRADNGGKSLESIFIKLTN; encoded by the coding sequence ATGAGTATCCGGGTTGAAGCATTAACCAAAATTTATGGTACGCAAAAGGCGGTAGATGGTATCAGCTTTAGTGCAGGCAAAGGTGTAATAGGTTTTCTGGGTCCGAATGGGGCAGGGAAATCAACCACGATGAAAATCCTGACGGGCTTTATTCCGCAAACGTCGGGCAAAGCTACCGTGGCTGGCTTTGATGTCAGCACACAATCATTAGATGTCCGTAAAAACATTGGATACCTGCCCGAGAGTAACCCGCTTTACCTGGATATGTATGTGAAAGAATCGCTGGCATTTATTGCAGGTATCCACAACATCGCCTCGCCCGAAGCCCGTATTGCCGAAGTAATTGAGCAAACCGGATTAGGCCCCGAACAACATAAAAAAGTTGGTCAGCTTTCAAAAGGTTACCGCCAAAGGGTAGGCCTGGCACAGGCTATTATCCATAACCCCGAAGTTTTGGTTTTGGATGAACCTACATCAGGTCTCGATCCAAATCAATTGGTGGGTATCCGTCAGCTGATTACCGAGCTGGGTAAAACCAAAACCATTATCCTTTCTACCCACATTATGCAGGAAGTAGAGGCGGTTTGTAACCAGGTAATCATTATCAACAAAGGGAATATTGTAGCCGATAATACGTTGGAGCATTTGCGTGCTGATAATGGGGGGAAATCGTTAGAGAGTATTTTTATTAAGTTGACGAATTAA